tcAGTGCTGGCTCAGGGAAAAGGcatccattttttttgtcattcattCGTTCCTGCATGCTTTAGTCATCAGTGTTGGTGTGCAGCGTTTGTGCTGACATTACACGTGGTGATTATTAACAGTGTGCTAATGTCCATGAGGCAGCGGAAATGTCAGTTGAATGTTTTTGCGTAATGGGTGAAAGAAACCCATATATGGACatattatgtgtttgtgttctatcGCCATCTGGTGATGACCTTTGTTGCAGCACTGAGCGGTGTGTTGCCAACTCGGTTGTGGTCTGGCCTAATAATTCAGGATTTTCTGAATGTCTCTGAAAATTAATTTAGAACTCTGTTAGAGGCTGCCCAGAGAAGTGAAGTAGTAGCTAAGGTTGATGTGAGCGCTGAGTGCAGTGTTTGGAACATTTTTCTTCATGCTTAGCTGAAAAGCTGTGGAAGTCCAGAGCCTAATTTAATTGCGTCCATTAAATTATGTTATTACAGTGATCATGACTTGTGGGCTATGGATTGCAGAAATGATATAAATAGACGCGACTGGCTCAAACACTTGCTTTCAGAAGTCGCAATGTTAAAAGCTTATGATCGTTTTGATACTACAACTTGCAACAAATATTTTTCGACAATACGTTTTAAGCTCTTTGGCTGTCAGTCATCCCACCTTGATTGACTGATAAAAGTGACTGATCGATTGGCTGAtagaagtgattgattgatgcTCCCCAGACTGGTATGGTGCATTGTGACACAGCAGTGGGCACGCCTGACTACATCTCGCCTGAGGTCCTGAAGTCGCAGGGTGGCGATGGCTACTATGGGAGGGAGTGTGACTGGTGGTCAGTGGGCGTCTTCATCTATGAGCTGCTCGTTGGTAAGTGACCCTTCCGCTTCTTTGGCTGGCCACAGTATGCCATGGGAGTGATGGTCTTCAGACTCACAAGGAATCTTTCATGTTGCTGTTCGTCCTTAGGGGAAACGCCATTCTATGCCGACTCGCTGGTCGGAACCTACAGCAAAATCATGGACCACAAGAACTCGCTCAGCTTCCCAGATGATGTGGAGATCTCCAAGGACGCCAAGAACCTAATCTGTGCCTTCCTCACAGACAGGTGAGTGCACCTGGTGCTCTGCTCATTGGAGTGATGGCTGTAGAACTATCACTGTAACAACGAGGAAACTCCTCAGAACCTAAAGCTTTGAGAACATGAGATGATGAGGGATTGAATGATTTTAGGATGGATGAAATTAAGACTAGGACATGCCTTTCATcagtagataaaaaaaaaacagcaacttgCATTTGTTGAGATTTTGTATTTGATTTTTAAATGAGAGCACAAGTTACGGGCTATGGGAGCTGCATAATGCAGTTTTGTCCAGTAGGTTTGGTGAATTCAGTATTTATGCTGCTGTATTCTCCCTCTGAACCGGTTCCCTTCCTCAGGGATATCCGTCTGGGTCGTAACGGGGTGGAGGAGATCAAGCGCCACCCTTTCTTCAAGAACGACCAGTGGACCTTTGACACCATCAGGGACAGTGAGTTAACACACAAATGTTTACCTAACCAGTATTTTATTACCATCACGTGTCCATGATGAAAAGCTTTCTCCTGTCCAGTTTTTGGATTTAAATTTCAATGGACTGTATGGTCATGAGAAATCTATATGAATTGCCATCAGATGAGCATAACTAGACCTAAGGAAAACAACGTATGTTAATATTTTCAGACTTGTACATATGAAAGTATGCATACTTTGGAAGTGATCTGCCTCTTATCTCTCTGGTTTCTTTTGTCCCTTTTTTCCACCCCGTCCCCCAGCTGTGGCCCCAGTGGTTCCCGAGCTGAGCAGTGATATTGACACCAGCAACTTTGACGAGATCGAGGATGATAAGGGCGACGTGGAGACCTTCCCAACACCCAAAGCCTTCGTGGGAAACCAGCTGCCCTTTGTGGGCTTCACCTACTTCAAAGAAGATCAGTTAGTGTTCCACTTTCTCACTGTTTCTTTTTcacaccgtttttttttttttgctcatcgTTTCCCCATCTCGGCTCCCTTGCGTTTGCTGTCCTGCAGGGTTTGATTTAATGACTACTTGATAGTTTGACAATGGAGAAGTGTGAGACAAAATACTGAAGTGTGACCAGTGACCAGCTGCCAAATGAAAATggcccctgtctgtctctctctctctctctctctctctctctctctctctctctctctctctctctctcttccttgctcAGGTTGCTAAGAGGTTCAAATCGGTCTGCCGTGGAGAACGAGCACCTCGTGTCTGTCAAGGCAAGTCCCACCTGCACCTGCACTTTCACCCAGCCACATTCAGTAGCCGTGTATCGGTAGACCACAGGAGGCAATCACCTCCTATAACATCACAGCTGCATTGTAAAGCGGCAGCTTGCTGTTGTCGTCTGGTCAAGTAACGCTGGGCCAGTGGAGGTTAAACCCAGCGTGTCGCTGGCTTGCGAGGGCCCTCTAAAGCCCTGTGGAAGTTGGCCCCTGAGGCGGATGGATTAGGGGTTAATCCGCAACTAATTGAGTGACTTCTTAACGACACATCCAAACATAACGAGGTTTTTGTGAGTGGCCAAACAAGAGGCTAATACCCACAGGGGACAACAGGACTTTTCCCCCCATTTGCTGACACTAACTCCGTTcctctgtttgttttctcttcCAGGATGCCTCTGTGGTGAGCTGGACTTTGTTCTCCGCTTGTGCTAGCCCATGTTTGAAATGGTCTTTAAGGAGGTAGAATGGGACATGGCAAAGTAGTTCTGAGCACGcattaaaaaatgtaatcatGATGCGGGTAAGACCGTAAGTGGGAAGTAGCTTAACAACTCCTGTGCCATTTTTATGTCCCCACTGGTTTGTTTAACTCATCAGTCTTTTTAAATGGAGTTGTTCTCAGTGGGAAAGCAGAATTGGTTGCCCTGTGTTTaccctttgtgtatgtgtgtgtatgttttctgtgtgtgttctgtggatatgtgtgtgtgtgtgtgtgtgtgtgtgtgtggtgtagtcgGCGGCTCTGCAAAAGCAGCTGCACGtgctggaggagcagctgaACACTGAGATGCAGGCCAAAGATGATCTCGAACAGCgctggcgcaccgccacaaaccGCATGGAGAAACTGACCAAAGAGCTGGACGAGGAGGTGCACCACtactttgactctctctctctctctctctctctctctctctctctgtctctctgtctctctctttctttctctctgactctctcgaTCTCACTTTCTTTAGATTGACTTTTTGAATCTTTTAGATTCATTCTTTATTACTATCTCACTTTCCACCTCGACTCTGAAATCAAAATCCAGTTTATAACAAAGTGTAACATTTGTATATTGTGTGATATATATCATACATTGTAACACCTTGTAGGAAAGTAATATTCATACGCATTACATATCAATAGCTAATTAACCAGCatttgatttgaaaacaatatgGATGTGAGGATAAATGTTGTACAGGAGGCGTGGCATGATGCAGTGACTGACTGTGAATGCCTGGTCCTCTTTAGACCAACAGCCGTAAGAACCTGGAGTCGTCCCTGCGGCAGCTGGAGCGGGAGAAGGCCCTGCTGCAGCACAAGAGCGTGGAGAGCCACCGCAAGGCCGAGAGCGAAGCTGACCGCAAGCGCTGCCTGGAGAATGAGGGTGAGCACAGACCTCTCTACCTCTGCCTCTAGTTATTCTGTTCTCTGGATGCTCATGGTCATCCTCAATGTGTTTACTCTGAAGACCAACGAGTGCAACGTTAGTCATCCAACAGTGTTGGTGGAGTTGTATGTACATCTGGAGATTCTGTACacgtctgtatgtgtctggccACTGCAGTGAACAGCCTCAGGGACCAGCTGGAGGAGCTAAAGAAACGGAACCAGAACTCCCACATCTCCAACGAGAAGAACATCCACCTGCAGAAACAGGTCAGCAGCAGAGTCACGGCTCCTGggtgttaaaggaatagttcggaattttggacataggacctcatttccaacttagtcggggtgatataggtcggcgaagaccattttcagtgaatttctgtccttccttgagttgcagcgttcatctcgtgctaacctggtgccgagataacgcaagtcaacggtaacatccagcctgccactgaaaacactccacagaacacccgaaacaaataaattataacgtcagactatcgatgcacatgcctgtgttgatagaacaatgttagaaataaaactaacattgcatcgcattgcaatagcctactttgttccctgtatggcagtggcgggtTGATATTGAGAAACCAGTCcgtcaaaatgtaataaatcattgagttgcaaggttagttttatttctaaaattattctatcaacacggacatgtatatcgatagtctgacgttttaattgacttgtctcgggtgtgctgtggagtgagtaagactgttttggatgttaccgttgaaatgcgttagctcagaaccagcgttagcaaaggggaacgctgcaactgatgAAAGGGGTTAAACACGATAAAAAcagtctccaccgacctatatcacctcggtaaagttggaaatgaggtcctatgtccaaaattccgagcTATTCCTTTAATGCATTAAGCACTGGAGTGGACAGACCTTTAGCCATGTCCACAATCCACACAGTCCACATCTAGCGATGGGTACTTTCACAATCACGATAAGTGCTTTGTTTCATAAGGCctgaaaaataaagattttttaaatatatatgttttggtttaatcagcttaaaaaaaatagttcatGTTTTCACAATCAGTATAAGCTTAGATATTTGGAAAATATTTGTAGTGTTTGTTATTGTTCATCGTGTTAACATAATTTCGGTAAGACTGAATACTTAATATACTTAAAGAGAGTGGACAAaagctatttctaagttcaatgCATATCTAATGCATTTTCTGTCCTGAATTCAAACAGGGCAGCTATATTTCTAAATTTACCCCTgacaaaaatacatttcaagAACCAGGTTAACATTGTGGTGTGGGTGATGTCATCATCACAAAACCAGTTTTCTGCCAACTGCACAATTTGTTatactttttgttttgttgatatGATGTGTAAGAAGGGGTGTAGTTTTAACATGAAACATCAATTTTTGGATGAAAATGGCTGAAAAAATTCAAGCACTTATACTGATCGTGAAATGTTGCATGTATGTCTTTATATGGCTAAAACATTCAGTACAGGTTAGTATCTGAGCGTGTATGTGgacttgtttatgtgtgcaagtgtgtgcgtgtgtggtgtgatgcTCCTCAGCTGCATAAGACCTGCATCTCTCACGGAAACAAATTGGACGCAGGTGTCTGTATGGCAGGGTGGCCCTCTGGCTTGCATCCCATGTTCAtgtctgtgagggtgtgtgggggagtgAGTGTAAGAAAGCGCCTCTGCAGTGTGAATACCATTCTGCTGGTGCATACGAGTGTCACTGAGTGAAAAGAGAGTCTGTATTTTTATCTAAGTGTCTATAAATGACACGAGTATGGCCAGATGAATAAATACGTATGTGGTGATGAAATAGATATGATGCTTCTATTCAAGAGTATTTAAAGTATCTATATCTGCAGAGGTgaatagtgtgcgtgtgtgtgtgtgtgtgtgtgcgtgtgtgtgtgtgtgtgtgtgtgtgtgtgtgtgtgactccatgTGGCATGCCCTTTGGCCCCCCCAGCTGGACGAGGCCAACACTCTGCTGCGGGCGGAGACGGACGCGGCGGCGCGGCTGCGCAAGTCTCAGACGGAGCTCAGCAAGCAGCTGCAGCAGATGGAGGCCAACGGGCGCGAGCTGCAGGACAAGTGCTGCCTGCTGGAGAACGGCAAGCTGAAGCTGGAGAAGGACTACATCGGCCTGCAGGCCGCGCTCGAGGCCGAGAAGAGAGACTGCAGCCAGGGCTCGGAGACCATCACCGACCTGCAAGGTAGGTTTCCACCACTACCGATTGGTCATAATAGTTGTTACCTGGAGCTGGAGGGATTCTGATGGGGTGAGTTGAGAACGTGTGACTATCTGTATTTGAGCCGTGTCGTTTTGCCCATTTGTCTCCTTCATCTCCAacttctgtgtccctctctgtcaGGGCGCATCACAAGTCTGGAGGATGACGTGAAGCAGTCGAGAGTGGCCTTGTCCAAAGCCGAGACGGAGAAGCGTGTGCTCCAGGAGAAACTCACAGACCTGGAGAAGGTAGAgccttcatcttcatctcttCCATTCCATCTGTCTTTATTTGATCCCCCTCCTTGCCTCTCTCCGATCACCATCTTCTCCTCCATTACCCCATAGCCATAGCTCATAGAGAAGCGATGATTTCACAAGTTGCTCGGCATTATACTATCTGTATATTATTCTTTTATTTGCTTTTCATTTTGATTTACTGTTTGTCGCTTTTGAAAAGCACAATGAATTActcctgtgtatgaaatgcactatatgaCCAAACTTCCATTGCAATGTCTAATGACGTGTAACCCCAGAACCCAAAGGTTCTCCTTCCTCATTCCCATccctttgtttgtgtgcgtggccCCGTAGGAGAAGAACAATAAGGAGATCGACATGATGTACAAGCTGAAGGTGCTGCAGCAAGgcctggagcaggaggaggcctCCCACAAGGCCACCAGGGCCCGGCTGGCGGACAAGAACAAGATCAGCGAGTCCATCGAGGGGGCCAAGTCCGAGGCCATGAAGGGTAAGGAGGAGCCCCCGCCAGAGCCCCAGCGTCAACAAAAGAGTCGTGACAGTCCCTTGTCAGCGAAATCCTAAAAACAACACGCTGgtgttgtctctgtgtgcgtgtgtgtgtgtgtgtgtggtgtgtgtgagtgaaagccACTGTGCAGACATGATAAATAGATCCACTGGATGCTTATTTATGGATTATGTGTTGTGCATCGTATGGGTGCGAGTTTGCTtcggttggtgtgtgtgtgtgtgtgtgtgtgtgtatagaacaAGGCAGGCATTGCTGGGTAATTTGGCCTGCAGTTTGTGTTTATGGTTGTATGTTTATCAGGATATGTTTATACAATGGCGTATATTTACATGTGTATggatgcacgcgtgtgtgtgtgtgtgtgtgtgtgtgcgtgtgtgtgtgcagatgtggagcagaagctgcaggaggagCGGGCGGCTAAGCTGCGTGTGGAGAAcaagctgctggagctggagaagcATAGCTCCATGCTGGACTGCGACTACAAGCAGGCACTGCAGAAACTAGATGAGCTGCGCAGACACAAGGACAAGCTCACAGAggaggtctgtctgtctgtctgtctgtctgtgtgtctgttgtgtgccTATATTTAATTAACATACATGTTTGTGGATGTTTAAGTGCGTGCCTCTGAGAGTATATGTACATGAATCAACATATGTGCGCGCTAGGCACGCGTTTACGTTCAGGCATGTTTATGCTAACAGGCGCTAGCTGTTGTACACATTTCCGAGTGGCTTCGCATGTTTGCGCAGAATGGAGCCGTCTGGATTtgggaggcagagggagggcCGTCTCGGACATTAGAGCAACAATTTATTTAACCCACACACAGGGCTCTGCTAAGTGGAACACCAGGCTAGTTCCAGGGAGTTGGACTGTCTGGCCATCTCTGTGTTTACTAGCCTCTTATAGCCACGCTTGCCTCTCTGGCCCCTGCATACCAGGTAGTGCCATTAGTGCTGTGTTAGGGTTGGTCACCAgagaacagtacacacacacacacacacacacacacacacacacacacacacacacacacacacacacacagtgtgtgtagtgaggagaGGCTCAGTGGTTGAGACAGGCTGTGCCTCTCCCTTGTCTTTTGATTTGAGCATGTTTCCAGCTCTTGACAATGTAGGAAGTGGGTGTGATGTGATTTGTTAACCGGTTAAACTGGTGACTGCAGTGCCCAGTATAGAGAGGGTTGTGAATACAGAGAAGTGTTTGTTCTTCCCTTGTACTGATTTGAGTAGATATAAACCGTAGTAGTTTATGTTCAAGTTGAAATATGCAAATATAGAAATGCATGTTTAGCACTGAAAGGCAAGGAAATATTACAACTGGGTAGAAAATCTTAGACAAAACATGACATTAACATTAATATTAAAGGCAAGAAAGAAGATACAACTTTAATGATGCGAAGCAAAATGCCAAGTCAGCATGGTAGACAGATATTTTGAATCTATGAATGTGTATGCATTCATTCATGTGCCACCATAGGCAAATTGCACAGTGATATGAATCAGTGATTTGACAATAATGAACAATTCTGATTGTTCTAGTTGTTGAGCTACttttacatgtacatgtgtcCCTTCACCTGACCACTGTGTCATGTCCATCTCCATCCCCAGGTGAAGAACTTGACCCTGAAGATCGAGCAGGAGATGCAGAAGCGCACGCTGACACAGAACGACCTGAAGGTGCAGGTCCAGCAGCTCAACTCCCTTCGCACCTCCGAGAAGCAGCTCAAGCAGGAGACCAACCACCTGCTGGACATCAAGCGCAGCCTGGAGAAACAGAACCAGGAGCTCCGCAAGTatgaagcacaacacacacattcacacacacactcacagtttaCGTAATCACACAATGTATCTCACATGGTGGATTATTTAAGGGTTCATTGTTAAATGTCACAAACCTATTTTTCTAGAACTTATTCGGGTATCTAAGGAAATTCACTTGGGTTCACAAATCTTCCCTTGGCCTCAACTCTGTTTTATCAGTACTATGAATGCAGTATCCTGCAACTGTGTTTGTTTAGTACTGTAAGCGTGTGACCTAGTCAGAAAACGGAGGGTGTGGAAACAAAGCCCTTTGTTCCTGTTGCTGTTCCTGTGATGGAGTGGCCGGGTGACGCCTGGCAAGTTCTGCGGAGCAGGCtgcttatgtgtctgtgtgctctgcTCAGGGAACGTCAGGATGCAGACGGACAAATGAAGGAGCTGCAAGATCAGCTGGAGGCTGAGCAGTATTTCTCAGTAGGTTCTCTCACCACAGATCCACTTCACACCACCCAAACCATCCTGACCGCATGTTCAGTCAGAACAATGTAGTGTATAACACTGATGGATATCTGAGAAATAAACAGTTTTGATCACTGACTGTCCTCGGAGAGGgcttgtacagtaagtgtgctcTGTAAGGTGTTCTGAAGGTCTCCCTCTCCTTGCAGACTTTGTATAAGACCCAAGTAcgggagctgaaggaggagtgtgaggagaaGAATAAGCTATACAAGGACGTGCAGCAGAGTCTGCAGGAACTACAGGAAGAGAGGTAGGAGTCCCAACAATGGCCTCTCACCCTGAGTGACCCAAAGGAACACACAGCCATGGTTAAATGTACTTCCTCCACATGTCAATTGGCAACTCGGTAATATTAGGATTCTGTGGGACGTTATACCATCTTTCTGAGTAGTGTTGAACCTCTCAAACAAGGAAACAAGCCGTAAAAACCTTAAGGCTGATGGTACCAGTTCACATCTAGCTCTAACCTGTGAAGTAGGCCTGTAGCGATTGGTTGTCAGTGGTGTCCGTGGTTAGTAGATCCTTGTCTGACCCCACCCTTCCTCCCCCCCGTGTGAACAGGGACTCGCTGGCGGCCCAGTTGGAGATCACATTTACCAAGGCGGACTCGGAGCAGCTAGCACGCTCCATCGCCGAGGAGCAGTACTCCgacctggagaaggagaagatcaTGAAGGAGCTGGAGATCAAGGAGATGATGGCGCGGCACAAGCAGGAGCTGGGCGAGAAGGACACCACCATCAGCTCAGTGAGtccgagggggaggagggagtggTGGTGGCAGTACTTCACATATGCGCAGCGTCGCTCTATGCTAATGTCACAACTTATTACATGACTGATACTGCAAGTTTAAATTa
The genomic region above belongs to Sardina pilchardus chromosome 20, fSarPil1.1, whole genome shotgun sequence and contains:
- the rock2a gene encoding rho-associated protein kinase 2 isoform X3; this translates as MSSGAERRMENRLIKLEAMIKDPRSAVNLESLLDSMNALVLDLDFPALRKNKNIETFLNRYDKVMGHIRDLQMKSEDFDRVKVIGRGAFGEVQLVRHKASQKVYAMKILSKFEMIKRSDSAFFWEERDIMAFANSPWVVQLCCAFQDDRYLYMVMEYMPGGDLVNLTSTYDVPEKWARFYTAEVVLALDAIHSMAFIHRDVKPDNMLLDSHGHLKLADFGTCMKMDATGMVHCDTAVGTPDYISPEVLKSQGGDGYYGRECDWWSVGVFIYELLVGETPFYADSLVGTYSKIMDHKNSLSFPDDVEISKDAKNLICAFLTDRDIRLGRNGVEEIKRHPFFKNDQWTFDTIRDTVAPVVPELSSDIDTSNFDEIEDDKGDVETFPTPKAFVGNQLPFVGFTYFKEDQLLRGSNRSAVENEHLVSVKDASVSAALQKQLHVLEEQLNTEMQAKDDLEQRWRTATNRMEKLTKELDEETNSRKNLESSLRQLEREKALLQHKSVESHRKAESEADRKRCLENEVNSLRDQLEELKKRNQNSHISNEKNIHLQKQLDEANTLLRAETDAAARLRKSQTELSKQLQQMEANGRELQDKCCLLENGKLKLEKDYIGLQAALEAEKRDCSQGSETITDLQGRITSLEDDVKQSRVALSKAETEKRVLQEKLTDLEKEKNNKEIDMMYKLKVLQQGLEQEEASHKATRARLADKNKISESIEGAKSEAMKDVEQKLQEERAAKLRVENKLLELEKHSSMLDCDYKQALQKLDELRRHKDKLTEEVKNLTLKIEQEMQKRTLTQNDLKVQVQQLNSLRTSEKQLKQETNHLLDIKRSLEKQNQELRKERQDADGQMKELQDQLEAEQYFSTLYKTQVRELKEECEEKNKLYKDVQQSLQELQEERDSLAAQLEITFTKADSEQLARSIAEEQYSDLEKEKIMKELEIKEMMARHKQELGEKDTTISSLEEANRTLTSDVANLANEKEELNNKLKDNQEDMQKKMDLEQQINQIKNTYEKQLQSERTLKTQAVNKLAEIMNRKEVRGGGSRRGNDTDMRRKEKENRKLQLELRSEKEKLNSTIIKYQREINEMQAQLLDESQVRIELQMALDSKDSDIEQLRGLLNSLNVHSLDSASVSSGPDFDTDDSFAVRRPSVKPSKRSFRKRQESHTALTAKESNSSSPNSDKETRLEGWLSMPVRNNTKRFGWEKKYVVVSSKKILFYNSEQDKELSNPYMVLDIDKLFHVRSVTQTDVYRADAKEIPRIFQVLYANEGESKREQELELPSGEKSYICHKGHEFIPTLYHFPTNCEACTKPLWNMFKPPPALECRRCHIKCHKDHMDKKEEIIAPCRVNYDVSTAKNLLLLAASQEEQQKWVSRLVKKIPKKPLATDPAHRSSPRAPAKVLASQSMRRPSRQLPPSKPSPPRADAPKMRREISFSGQTDNS
- the rock2a gene encoding rho-associated protein kinase 2 isoform X4; amino-acid sequence: MSSGAERRMENRLIKLEAMIKDPRSAVNLESLLDSMNALVLDLDFPALRKNKNIETFLNRYDKVMGHIRDLQMKSEDFDRVKVIGRGAFGEVQLVRHKASQKVYAMKILSKFEMIKRSDSAFFWEERDIMAFANSPWVVQLCCAFQDDRYLYMVMEYMPGGDLVNLTSTYDVPEKWARFYTAEVVLALDAIHSMAFIHRDVKPDNMLLDSHGHLKLADFGTCMKMDATGMVHCDTAVGTPDYISPEVLKSQGGDGYYGRECDWWSVGVFIYELLVGETPFYADSLVGTYSKIMDHKNSLSFPDDVEISKDAKNLICAFLTDRDIRLGRNGVEEIKRHPFFKNDQWTFDTIRDTVAPVVPELSSDIDTSNFDEIEDDKGDVETFPTPKAFVGNQLPFVGFTYFKEDQLLRGSNRSAVENEHLVSVKDASVSAALQKQLHVLEEQLNTEMQAKDDLEQRWRTATNRMEKLTKELDEETNSRKNLESSLRQLEREKALLQHKSVESHRKAESEADRKRCLENEVNSLRDQLEELKKRNQNSHISNEKNIHLQKQLDEANTLLRAETDAAARLRKSQTELSKQLQQMEANGRELQDKCCLLENGKLKLEKDYIGLQAALEAEKRDCSQGSETITDLQGRITSLEDDVKQSRVALSKAETEKRVLQEKLTDLEKEKNNKEIDMMYKLKVLQQGLEQEEASHKATRARLADKNKISESIEGAKSEAMKDVEQKLQEERAAKLRVENKLLELEKHSSMLDCDYKQALQKLDELRRHKDKLTEEVKNLTLKIEQEMQKRTLTQNDLKVQVQQLNSLRTSEKQLKQETNHLLDIKRSLEKQNQELRKERQDADGQMKELQDQLEAEQYFSTLYKTQVRELKEECEEKNKLYKDVQQSLQELQEERDSLAAQLEITFTKADSEQLARSIAEEQYSDLEKEKIMKELEIKEMMARHKQELGEKDTTISSLEEANRTLTSDVANLANEKEELNNKLKDNQEDMQKKMDLEQQINQIKNTYEKQLQSERTLKTQAVNKLAEIMNRKEVRGGGSRRGNDTDMRRKEKENRKLQLELRSEKEKLNSTIIKYQREINEMQAQLLDESQVRIELQMALDSKDSDIEQLRGLLNSLNVHSLDSASVSSGPDFDTDDSFAVRRPSVKPSKRSFRKRQESHTALTAKESNSSSPNSDKETRLEGWLSMPVRNNTKRFGWEKKYVVVSSKKILFYNSEQDKELSNPYMVLDIDKLFHVRSVTQTDVYRADAKEIPRIFQVLYANEGESKREQELELPSGEKSYICHKGHEFIPTLYHFPTNCEACTKPLWNMFKPPPALECRRCHIKCHKDHMDKKEEIIAPCRVNYDVSTAKNLLLLAASQEEQQKWVSRLVKKIPKKPLATDPAHRSSPRAPAKVLASQSMRRPSRQLPPSKPS